One Antennarius striatus isolate MH-2024 chromosome 17, ASM4005453v1, whole genome shotgun sequence genomic window carries:
- the LOC137610575 gene encoding BTB/POZ domain-containing protein 6-B-like produces MPTADRSLRDGRVMRCLTALRLLPEALKKSRRLPVPLPVQLPVPLPVCYDILIRSLTSSKKRKMELYAAGTGTGSLSAGTTVADPDKPKEAPGSPGSSGDGSAATTPGTEQNSNDEEPPAGGCSPPTLRERNALMFNNELMADVHFLVGPPGGAQRVPAHKYVLAVGSSVFCAMFYGDLAGEESEIHIPDVEPPAFLILLKYLYSDEVSLEADTVLSTLYAAKKYLVAALARACVAFLETSLEARNACVLLSQSRLFEEAELTQRCWEVIDAQAELALRSDGFGEIDRPTLELILRRETLNAKEAVVFEAAASWAAAECRRRGLSPTAFNRRSVLGDALFLVRVPAMSLEEFADGAAQGDLLTLEETRAVFLWFTAANKPLLDFPLAPRAGLTPQRCHRFQSSAYRSNQWRYRGRCDSIQFAADRRVFVAGLGLYGSSGAAAEYGVRIELKRQGVALATHRTRFLSDGSSATFAVWFQHPVQVEADAFYTASAVLDGAELSYFGQEGLTEVQCGGVTFQFQCSSDSTNGTGVQGGQIPELVFYA; encoded by the exons ATGCCCACGGCGGACCGGTCGCTCCGTGATGGCCGGGTCATGAGGTGCCTGACGGCCCTCCGCCTCCTCCCAGAAGCCCTGAAGAAGTCCCGGCGGCTCCCGGTGCCGCTCCCGGTGCAGCTCCCGGTGCCGCTGCCGGTCTGCTATGACATCCTGATCCGGTCTCTGACCAGCAGCAAGAAGCGGAAGATGGAGCTCTACGCCGCCGGTACCGGCACCGGCAGCCTGTCCGCCGGCACCACGGTGGCGGACCCCGACAAGCCGAAGGAGGCTCCGGGGAGCCCGGGGAGCAGCGGCGACGGCAGCGCGGCGACCACACCGGGAACCGAGCAGAACTCCAACGACGAGGAGCCGCCGGCAGGGGGCTGCAGCCCCCCCACGCTGAGAGAGAG GAACGCCCTGATGTTCAACAACGAGCTGATGGCCGACGTCCACTTCCTGGTGGGGCCCCCGGGGGGGGCGCAGAGGGTCCCGGCGCACAAG TACGTGCTGGCCGTGGGGAGCTCCGTCTTCTGCGCCATGTTCTACGGTGACCTGGcgggggaggagtcagagatACACATCCCTGACGTGGAGCCGCCCGCCTTCCTCATCCTGCTCaa gtaCCTGTACAGTGACGAGGTGTCCCTGGAGGCGGACACGGTTCTCTCCACGCTCTACGCCGCTAAGAAGTACCTGGTGGCGGCGCTGGCGCGGGCGTGCGTGGCGTTCCTGGAGACGAGCCTGGAGGCGAGGAACGCCTGCGTGCTGCTGTCGCAGAGCCGCCTGTtcgaggaggcggagctaacgCAGCGCTGCTGGGAGGTGATCGACGCGCAGGCGGAGCTAGCGCTGCGCTCCGACGGCTTCGGCGAGATCGACCGGCCCACGCTGGAGCTCATCCTGCGGCGCGAGACGCTCAACGCCAAGGAGGCGGTGGTGTTCGAGGCGGCGGCCAGCTGGGCGGCGGCCGAgtgcaggaggcggggcctgagCCCCACTGCTTTTAACCGCAGGAGCGTGCTGGGCGACGCCCTGTTCCTGGTGCGCGTCCCCGCCATGAGCCTGGAGGAGTTCGCCGACGGGGCGGCGCAGGGCGACCTGCTGACGCTGGAGGAGACGCGCGCCGTCTTCCTGTGGTTCACCGCCGCCAACAAGCCGCTGCTGGACTTCCCGCTGGCGCCGAGGGCGGGGCTGACGCCGCAGCGCTGCCACCGCTTCCAGTCGTCGGCGTACCGGAGCAACCAGTGGCGTTACCGGGGGCGCTGCGACAGCATCCAGTTCGCCGCCGACCGGCGCGTCTTCGTGGCGGGGCTGGGACTGTACGGCTCTAGCGGCGCCGCCGCCGAGTACGGCGTGCGCATCGAGCTGAAGCGGCAGGGTGTGGCCCTGGCCACGCACCGCACGCGCTTCCTGTCGGACGGCTCCAGCGCCACCTTCGCCGTCTGGTTCCAGCACCCGGTGCAGGTGGAGGCCGACGCCTTCTACACCGCCAGCGCCGTGCTGGACGGGGCGGAGCTCAGCTACTTCGGGCAGGAGGGGCTGACAGAGGtgcagtgtgggggggtcacctTCCAGTTCCAGTGCTCCTCCGACAGCACCAACGGCACCGGGGTGCAGGGGGGGCAGATCCCCGAGCTGGTGTTCTACGCGTGA